Part of the Streptomyces europaeiscabiei genome is shown below.
CGGCCACCGCCAGCTTGATCGCGGCGGAGGCGACGCCGCCCCTCGCGCCCTGCCGCTTCCGCGTCGCGTCGGGTCAGTCGGCGTTCGGGCCGTCGGCCGGGGCGTCGTGCCAGCGAGGGTCGGATTCCCATTCCGCGTTGCGTTCCTGGGCTGTTTCCATGGCTCGGGTGGCGTCCTGGCGGGAGGGGTAGGGGCCCATGCGGTCCTTGCCGGGGCAGTCGGGGCCCTCTTCGACCTTCTTGTGCTCCAGGCAGTAGAACCATTCGCCGGGCTTGCCGACCGTACGCCGTTTGAACAGGGGCATGACCTGAGTTCCCTTCACCAGTCGTCACCGACATGGTCCCCCACCACCGCTGGTTAAACTCGCCTGCATGTCTGGCCAGTCGCTGCTCGCACCGGGGAAGCTCTCCCCCACCCGCACCGTCCCGGGAAACATCCGCCGACCCGAGTACGTGGGCAAGCCCGCCCCGACTCCGTACACCGGGCCGGAGGTGCAGACGCCCGAGACCATCGAGGCGATGCGCGTCGCCGGCCGGATCGCGGCTCGGGCGATGGCCGAGGCGGCGAAGCACATCGCGCCCGGAGTCACCACGGACGAGCTGGACCGGGTGGCGCACGAGTACATGTGCGACCACGGGGCCTATCCGTCGACGCTCGGCTACCGTGGCTTCCCCAAGTCGCTGTGCACCTCGGTCAACGAGGTCATCTGCCACGGCATCCCCGACTCGACCGTGCTGCGCGACGGCGACATCGTCAACCTGGACGTGACGGCGTACATCGGCGGCGTCCACGGCGACAACAACGCCACCTACCTGGTGGGGGATGTCGACGAGGAGTCGTCGCTGCTCGTCGAGCGGACCCGGGAGTCCCTCGCCCGTGCCATCAAGGCGGTCAGGCCCGGTCGGCAGATCAACATCATCGGGCGGGTCATCGAGTCGTACGCGAAGCGGTTCGGATACGGGGTCGTGCGCGACTTCACGGGACACGGGATCAACTCGTCGTTCCACTCCGGGCTGATCGTCCCGCACTACGACTCCCCGCACGCCACCACGGTGATCCAGACCGGGATGACGTTCACGATCGAGCCGATGCTGACGCTCGGGTCGTACGACTACGACATGTGGGACGACGGCTGGACGGTCGTCACCAAGGACCTCAAGCGCACCGCCCAGTTCGAGCACACGCTGGTGGTGACGGAGACGGGCGCGGAGATCCTCACGCTGCCGTAGATCCACACCAGACGTCCTCAAGCGACAGCCCGCCTTCGGCCTCGGCCGTACGGCGGGCTTTTCGTTGCGCGGATCGTTGCGCGGATCGTTGCACGGATTCCATGTGGGCCAGGTGAGGATCCGGGGTACCGTTTTACCGACAGGGAGTCGGGAACCTGTTGACTTAGGTAAGCCTAACCATAGAAAATGGCGTCAGCTTCTCGTCTTCCCCACTTCGGCACCGGAGGCCTTCATGAACGCGTCGGTCGCATCGGACACGGCGTTCTCCACGCTCATCCGCACCGCCTCGCACGAGCAGCACACCGAGGCGGAGTCCACGACGTTCATGGGCGACATGCTGGGCGGCAAGCTCGGTGTCGAGGCGTACACGCGGTACACCGAGCAGCTGTGGTTCGTGTACGCGGCACTGGAGAGCGCCGCGCCGGGACTGGCCGGCGACCCGGTCGCCGGGCCGTTCATCCAGCCCGAGCTGATGCGGCTGGCCGCGCTGGAGCGGGACCTGGAGCATCTGCGCGGCCCCGGCTGGCGCTCGACGCTCACGGCGCTGCCGGCGACCGAGGCGTACGCGGCGCGGGTCGCCGAGTGCGCGCGCACCTGGGCCGGCGGTTATGTGGCCCACCACTACACGCGGTACCTCGGTGACCTCTCGGGCGGGCAGATCATCCGGGACCGGGCCGAGAAGACGTGGGGCTTCGCCAAGAAGGGCGACGGGGTTCGGTTCTACGTCTTCGAGGAGATCACCAACCCGGCCGCGTTCAAGCGGGGGTACCGGGAGCTGCTGGACCGGGTGCGGGCCGATGACCTGGAGAAGCAGCGGATCGTGAGCGAGTGCAAGCGGGCGTTCGCGCTCAACACCGCGGTCTTTCTCGCCTTGGGGGAAGAGTTCCCGCTGACTGCGTGAGTGCTCCGCTCGTAGGGTCGGTCGTTCGCTGCGGGTGGGTGGGGGCCGGCCGCGCAGTTCCCCGCGCCCCTTGGAAGCATGGGGCGCCCTACCTCTCCAGGAACACTCGCCCCCCGACCTCCACCCACCCGTGCGGCTGCGGGGCCGTGAGGAGCTGGGAGCCCGTGCCCTGGGTGATGTTCAGGGCTCGGCCCAGCTGGGCGGTCAGCTGCAGGGCCGCCGCTCCGGTGGCCTCGTCCTCGTCGATACCGTCGTCGCGGCCGGGGAAGGCGCGGGCGCGGACACGGCCGGCGGCCTCGTCCTCCCAGGCCCAGGCGTAGATCCAGTCGCCGGGCTGCGGGACGCGCAGGTCGTCGACCTCGGCGGCGGTGGCGTACTGGCGGAACGTGCGGGGCGGGGCCCACTCCGGCAGGGCCTCGATCCAGCTGAACTCGCCGTCCAGCCGGGCCCCGACGACACCGGCCTGGGTGACCAGTTCGGGCACGTCGAGCAGCCAGGCCGCGCCCACGCACGGGTATCCGGCGAAGGGCAGGCGCAGCGAGGGGGTGTAGATGTCGATGACACCGCGCTCGGGGTCGTCCACGAACACGGTCTCGCTGAAGCCGAGTTTGGCGGCGAACTCCTGACGCTCGGCGCGGTCGGGCATCAGGGAGCCCTCGCGGACGACGCCCAGTTCGTTGCCGTATCCGCCGCGGGGTCCGCAGAACACCCGCAGCACGTCGAAGTCGCTCACTCCCGCATTGAAGCATCAACCGGGCCCCGGGTCGTACCAGGTCACCACACCGCCGGGCAGCGATCGGGCCGGGCCGACCCCACCCATGAGAGGACCAAGTGACCGTACTGGACAAGCCGGTCGAGCCGGAGAGGTCCGACGGGCCCGCGGAGGCGAGCGGGGAGTCGGGCAAGGCGGCCGGGGCCTGCGTAGCACGGCCCTCCGTCCCCGCCCGACGTCGCGCCCCCCTTCTCCTCACCGTCGCTCTCGTCGTCGCCCTCCTCGTCCTGGTCCCCGTCGCCGGTGGCCTCGGGGCCTATCCGATCCCCACCGGTGACGTGATCTCCTCGGTCGTCCACCGGATCGGCCTCGGCGGGGCGGAGCTCGAACGTGTTCCCGAGTCGGTGCTGTGGAACGTGCGGTTCCCGCGGATCGTGCTGGCGTTGCTGATCGGGGCCTCGCTCGGGTGCGCGGGGGCGCTGATGCAGGGGATCTTCGGGAACCCGCTGGCGGAGCCGAGTGTCATCGGGGTCTCGCTGGGCGCGGCGGTGGGCGCGGTCGCGACGATCGCGTTCGGGATCACGTTCCTCGGGAACTGGACGGTGTCGGTGTTCGCGTTCGTCGCGGGGCTGATCACCGTGTTCGTGGTGTACGCGATGTCACGGTCGGGCGGTCGTACGGAGGTCGTGACGCTGATCCTCACCGGTATCGCGGTGAACGCGTTCGCGGGCGCCACGATCGGGCTGTTCATCTTCCTGGCCGAGGACACGGCGGCCGTCAACCAGATCACCTTCTGGCAGCTGGGTTCGCTCGCGCAGTCGACGTGGCCGAAGGTGCTGGCGGTGCTGCCGTGCGCGGTGGTCGGGCTGGCCGTCGCGCCCTTCTCCGCGCGGAAGCTGGACCTCCTCGCGCTGGGTGAGCGGCCGGCGCGGCATCTCGGGGTGGACGTGGAGCGGCTGCGGGTCGTGCTGATCCTGGTCGTCGCGCTGCTCACCGCCGCCGCCGTGAGCGTGTCGGGAGTGATCGGTTTCGTCGGGCTCGTCATCCCGCATCTGCTGCGGATGGCGGCCGGGCCGGGGCACCGGTTCCTGATTCCGGGCAGCGCGCTCGCCGGGGCGGTCGTCCTGCTGGCGGCCGACCTCGCGGCCCGCACGATCGTCCAGCCCGCCGAACTCCCCCTCGGCGTCCTCACCGCCCTGATCGGCAGCCCGTTCTTCTTCTGGCTGCTCCGCAGGACCCGCCGCAAGCAAGGAGGCTGGGCATGACGTCCAGGACGAGCGGGAGGTCCCTGACAGGGTTCCTCCGGGGGCGGCTGGGCGCGGGCGCTCCCACTCCGCCGCCTCCGTCCGCCCCCGGTGACGTCCTCGCCGAGGCCCAGGACGTCACCGTCCGGCTCGGTGCCCGGGAGGTGCTCCACGGCGTCTGCGTCGCCGCCCGCGCCGGCGAGGTGCTCGCCCTGGTGGGGCCGAACGGGGCCGGGAAGTCGACGCTGCTGGGCGTCCTGGCCGCGGATCTGCCGGTCGACGGCGGTGTCGTACGGGTGCACGGGCGGCCGGTGGGTGAGTGGTCTGCGCCCGAACTCGCTCTGCGGCGGGCGGTGTTGCCCCAGTCGGCGGCGCTGTCGTTCCCGTTCACGGTGGAGGAGGTCGTACGGATGGGGCGGGCGCCGTGGGCGCGGCAGCCGGACGTGTACGACGAGGACGACGCCTTGGTGGCGGAGGCGATGGCGGTCACGGAGGTCACCGGGTTCGCGGCCCGGCCCTTCTCCGCGCTGAGCGGCGGTGAGCGCGCCCGGGTGGCGCTGGCGCGGGTGCTCGCCCAGCGGGCGCCGCTGCTGATGCTGGACGAGCCGACGGCCGCGCTGGACCTGCGCCACCAGGAACTGGTGCTGACGGTGTGCCGGGAGCGGGCGCGGGCCGGGGACGCGGTGGTCGTCGTACTGCACGATCTGGGGCTGGCGGCGGCGTACGCGGACCGGGTGGCCGTACTGCGGGACGGGCGCGTCGCGGCGGACGGGCCGCCGGCCGGGGTCTTCGAGGAGGCGTTGCTGTCGGAGGTGTACCGGCAGCCGGTCGAAGTGTTCCCGCATCCACGGACCGGCGATGTCCTGATCACACCGAAACGGGGTTCTTGACCGGGGAATGGGTCTCTTGACCCGCTCTTGACCGGACTATGGGGGCTGTTTTGAGCCACCGTGATCGGCCCGTGCTCGTACGGCTCCGGAGGGAGGGTTTCACTGGGGGTACAGCATTTGGTGAGGTTAGCCTCAGATAACTTGGGGCCGCCTCACCTTCTCTGTGTGTCCCCTGTGTACTGCCTTGGAGCCGAAATGCGCCCCCTCAGACTCTCCGTCGTCACCGCCGCCGCGACCGTGGCGGCCCTGACCGCCGTCACCGGCTGCACCGAGAAGAGCAGCGCGGGTGCGGACGGGGCCATCACGGTGACCGCGACCGACACCGAGTGCGAGGTGTCGAAGAAGGAGTTCCCGGCGGGGCACGTCGAGCTGGACATCGAGAACAAGGGCTCCAAGGTCACCGAGGTCTACCTCCTCTTCCCGGACGACCGCGTCGTCACCGAGCGCGAGAACATCGGGCCCGGCACCAAGCAGAAGGTCACCGCCGAGGTGAAGGCGGGCGACTACCGGATCGCCTGCAAGCCCGGCATGAAGGGCGACGGCATCCGGCAGGACGTCAGGGCCACCGGCGGCGGCAAGGTCGCCAAGAGGGACCCCCGGCTCGACGCGGCCGTCGCCTCGTACCGCAAGTACGTGCAGAGTCAGGCCGACGAGACCCTCCCGCTGGCGAAGGTGTTCGCCGAGGCCGTCAAGGACGGGGACGTCGAGGCCGCGAAGAAGGCGTACGCGCCCTCCCGTATCGGCTGGGAGCGGACCGAGCCGGTCGCCGAGTCCTTCGGTGACATCGACCCGAAGGTCGACCTGCGCGAGGACGGTCTGGAGGAGGGCCAGGACCTGGAGAAGGACTGGACGGGCTGGCACCGCCTGGAGCGTTCGCTCTGGCAGGACGGCAAGCTCACCGACCGTGACTCCGAGCTGGCCGACCAGCTGGTGACCGACCTGGAGGACTGGCAGAAGCGGGTCGGCAAGGCCGAGATCACTCCGACCTCCATGGCCAACGGCGCCAAGGAACTCCTCGACGAGGTCGCCACCGGCAAGGTCACCGGCGAGGAGGAGCGCTACTCGCACACCGACCTGGTCGATTTCAAGGCCAACGTCGAGGGCGCCGAGAAGTCGTACGAGTTGCTGAAGTCCGTCGCCGCCGAGAACGACCCGGAGCTGACGAAGGAACTCGACCAGCAGTTCGCGGCACTGAACACGCTGCTCGACAAGTACCGCGCGGACAAGACCGGGTACGACTTCGTCTCCTACGACAAGGTCGGCAAGGCGGAGCAGAAGGAGCTGTCGGACGCGGTGAACGCGCTCGCCGAGCCCCTCTCCCAGCTCGCGGCTGCCGTGGTGAAGTGACGATGGCCGACGACGACACCTCCTCCGAAGCCCCCGACACCCGTGCTCCCTCGCGGCGTGCGCTGATCGGCTGGGGCGGTGCCGGGCTCGCGCTCGGTGCCGCCGCGGCCGGCGGCGCGGTCGCCGTGGCCCGCACCGGCGACGACGCGGCCCCCGCCGCCGGGGCGGCCGTCGCCTTCCACGGCACCCACCAGGCCGGTATCGCCACGCCCGTGCAGGACCGGCTGCACTTCGCCGCGTTCGACGTGGAGACGGACGACCGCGCCGAGTTCGTGGCGATGCTGAAGGACTGGACGGCCGCCGCGCGCCGGATGACGGCCGGGAAGGCGGTCGGCGACGGCGCGTACGGCGGTCTGGCCGAGGCCCCGCCGGACGACACCGGGGAGGCGCTGGGACTGAAGCCGTCCCGGCTGACGCTGACGATCGGCTTCGGGCCGTCACTGTTCGACAGGTTCGACCTGGCGGGGCAGCGGCCCGAGGCGCTGGTGGACCTGCCGCAGTTCGCCGGCGACAACCTGGACCGGGCCCGCAGCGGCGGCGACCTGTGCGTCCAGGCCTGCGCGGACGACCCCCAGGTCGCGGTGCACGCCATCCGCAACCTCGCCCGCATCGGCTTCGGCAAGGTGTCGGTCCGCTGGTCCCAGCTCGGGTTCGGCAAGACCTCGTCGACCACACCCGAGGCGCAGACCCCGCGCAACCTCCTGGGGTTCAAGGACGGCACCCGCAACATCGCGGGCACCGAGACGGACCGGCTGAAGAAGTTCGTGTGGGTGGGCGAGAAGGACGTCGACGAGAACGCGGCGTGGATGACCGGCGGCTCGTACCTCGTCGCCCGCCGCATTCGGATGCACATCGAGCCCTGGGACCGAACCTCGCTGCAGGAGCAGGAAGACATCTTCGGCCGTGACAAGGGCGAGGGCGCCCCGGTCGGCAAGGCGAAGGAGCGTGACGAGCCGTTCCTGAAGGCGATGCTGCCGGACGCGCACGTACGGCTCGCGCACCCCGACTCCAACCACGGGGCGACGCTCCTGCGCCGCGGCTACTCCTTCACCGACGGCACGGACGGGCTCGGCCGCCTGGACGCGGGCCTGTTCTTCCTCGCCTACCAGCGCGATGTGCGCACGGGGTTCATCCCGGTCCAGCGCAACCTGGCCACGGACGCGCTCAACGAGTACATCCAGCACGTGGGTTCGGCGGTCTTCGCGGTCCCGCCCGGTGTCCGGGACGCCGACGACTGGTGGGGCCGGGCGCTGTTCTCCGCGTCTGCGGCATCGACGACGGAGGGATGAGCCGGTGTTCGCGAACTATCTGATCGGTCTGCGGGAGGGCCTGGAGGCCAGTCTCGTCGTCTGCATCCTCATCGCCTATCTGGTGAAGACGGACCGCCGGGACGCGCTGAAGCCCATCTGGATCGGCATCGGTGTCGCCGTCGGGCTGGCGCTCGCCTT
Proteins encoded:
- a CDS encoding FecCD family ABC transporter permease, with amino-acid sequence MTVLDKPVEPERSDGPAEASGESGKAAGACVARPSVPARRRAPLLLTVALVVALLVLVPVAGGLGAYPIPTGDVISSVVHRIGLGGAELERVPESVLWNVRFPRIVLALLIGASLGCAGALMQGIFGNPLAEPSVIGVSLGAAVGAVATIAFGITFLGNWTVSVFAFVAGLITVFVVYAMSRSGGRTEVVTLILTGIAVNAFAGATIGLFIFLAEDTAAVNQITFWQLGSLAQSTWPKVLAVLPCAVVGLAVAPFSARKLDLLALGERPARHLGVDVERLRVVLILVVALLTAAAVSVSGVIGFVGLVIPHLLRMAAGPGHRFLIPGSALAGAVVLLAADLAARTIVQPAELPLGVLTALIGSPFFFWLLRRTRRKQGGWA
- a CDS encoding PhzF family phenazine biosynthesis protein is translated as MSDFDVLRVFCGPRGGYGNELGVVREGSLMPDRAERQEFAAKLGFSETVFVDDPERGVIDIYTPSLRLPFAGYPCVGAAWLLDVPELVTQAGVVGARLDGEFSWIEALPEWAPPRTFRQYATAAEVDDLRVPQPGDWIYAWAWEDEAAGRVRARAFPGRDDGIDEDEATGAAALQLTAQLGRALNITQGTGSQLLTAPQPHGWVEVGGRVFLER
- the efeO gene encoding iron uptake system protein EfeO produces the protein MRPLRLSVVTAAATVAALTAVTGCTEKSSAGADGAITVTATDTECEVSKKEFPAGHVELDIENKGSKVTEVYLLFPDDRVVTERENIGPGTKQKVTAEVKAGDYRIACKPGMKGDGIRQDVRATGGGKVAKRDPRLDAAVASYRKYVQSQADETLPLAKVFAEAVKDGDVEAAKKAYAPSRIGWERTEPVAESFGDIDPKVDLREDGLEEGQDLEKDWTGWHRLERSLWQDGKLTDRDSELADQLVTDLEDWQKRVGKAEITPTSMANGAKELLDEVATGKVTGEEERYSHTDLVDFKANVEGAEKSYELLKSVAAENDPELTKELDQQFAALNTLLDKYRADKTGYDFVSYDKVGKAEQKELSDAVNALAEPLSQLAAAVVK
- the efeB gene encoding iron uptake transporter deferrochelatase/peroxidase subunit, which codes for MADDDTSSEAPDTRAPSRRALIGWGGAGLALGAAAAGGAVAVARTGDDAAPAAGAAVAFHGTHQAGIATPVQDRLHFAAFDVETDDRAEFVAMLKDWTAAARRMTAGKAVGDGAYGGLAEAPPDDTGEALGLKPSRLTLTIGFGPSLFDRFDLAGQRPEALVDLPQFAGDNLDRARSGGDLCVQACADDPQVAVHAIRNLARIGFGKVSVRWSQLGFGKTSSTTPEAQTPRNLLGFKDGTRNIAGTETDRLKKFVWVGEKDVDENAAWMTGGSYLVARRIRMHIEPWDRTSLQEQEDIFGRDKGEGAPVGKAKERDEPFLKAMLPDAHVRLAHPDSNHGATLLRRGYSFTDGTDGLGRLDAGLFFLAYQRDVRTGFIPVQRNLATDALNEYIQHVGSAVFAVPPGVRDADDWWGRALFSASAASTTEG
- a CDS encoding biliverdin-producing heme oxygenase; the encoded protein is MNASVASDTAFSTLIRTASHEQHTEAESTTFMGDMLGGKLGVEAYTRYTEQLWFVYAALESAAPGLAGDPVAGPFIQPELMRLAALERDLEHLRGPGWRSTLTALPATEAYAARVAECARTWAGGYVAHHYTRYLGDLSGGQIIRDRAEKTWGFAKKGDGVRFYVFEEITNPAAFKRGYRELLDRVRADDLEKQRIVSECKRAFALNTAVFLALGEEFPLTA
- the map gene encoding type I methionyl aminopeptidase, which translates into the protein MSGQSLLAPGKLSPTRTVPGNIRRPEYVGKPAPTPYTGPEVQTPETIEAMRVAGRIAARAMAEAAKHIAPGVTTDELDRVAHEYMCDHGAYPSTLGYRGFPKSLCTSVNEVICHGIPDSTVLRDGDIVNLDVTAYIGGVHGDNNATYLVGDVDEESSLLVERTRESLARAIKAVRPGRQINIIGRVIESYAKRFGYGVVRDFTGHGINSSFHSGLIVPHYDSPHATTVIQTGMTFTIEPMLTLGSYDYDMWDDGWTVVTKDLKRTAQFEHTLVVTETGAEILTLP
- a CDS encoding heme ABC transporter ATP-binding protein; its protein translation is MTSRTSGRSLTGFLRGRLGAGAPTPPPPSAPGDVLAEAQDVTVRLGAREVLHGVCVAARAGEVLALVGPNGAGKSTLLGVLAADLPVDGGVVRVHGRPVGEWSAPELALRRAVLPQSAALSFPFTVEEVVRMGRAPWARQPDVYDEDDALVAEAMAVTEVTGFAARPFSALSGGERARVALARVLAQRAPLLMLDEPTAALDLRHQELVLTVCRERARAGDAVVVVLHDLGLAAAYADRVAVLRDGRVAADGPPAGVFEEALLSEVYRQPVEVFPHPRTGDVLITPKRGS